A genomic stretch from uncultured Pseudodesulfovibrio sp. includes:
- the flhA gene encoding flagellar biosynthesis protein FlhA, producing the protein MAQPSKKSAIPQIDYSKFSKQGDILLAGGVVTILFVMLIPLPTPFIDFMLTVSISLGLVILVTSMFMTSPLEFSIFPSLLLVTTLLRLALNVATTRAILLHGDEGTAAAGSVIQSFGEFVVGGNYVIGIVIFMILFILNKTVIVTGTTRIAEVAARFTLDAMPGKQMAVEADLNAGLIDEEEATKRRDHMRREADFYGAMDGAGKFVSGDVKAGLMITVINIIGGFLIGVIQKDMPWMDAAQTYTLLTIGDGLVATIPSLIISTSAGIIVSRAAAEAKMGEEFIGQLSFHHRALKLVSGILVIFGIVPGMPTIPFLTLAIITYTVGHLSAKQQSEIVGNTEDLTPKDVPTLDTPEEVQALLPLDQLELEVGYGLIPLVDEEQNGNLLSRIRSIRRQFALDMGVVVPSLHLRDNLQLKPGEYRVLIKGNPVASAELLIDHYLAMDPGDVKQRIQGVETVEPAFNLPAVWIPEAQKEEAMLAGYTVVDPSTVIATHLTEVFRRNLHEFLGRQETQELLDNLSKRAPKAVESLVPAVLSIGGVQKVLQALVQENVSIRDLLTIVETLADYGMATQDPVQLTEYVRAKMGRTIVKPYMGEEGVLPIITMSPQIDEILNNAMRPAEQGGYLALEPGVAQQIIQSINQSTEDAMVADGQPILLVTPQLRSQLAQLLTRFIPTLPVISQAEIPADVKIQSAATVEI; encoded by the coding sequence ATGGCTCAGCCTTCCAAGAAATCAGCGATTCCCCAAATCGATTATTCGAAATTTTCCAAACAGGGTGACATTCTTCTGGCCGGTGGAGTCGTGACTATTCTTTTCGTCATGCTTATTCCTCTGCCCACCCCGTTCATTGATTTCATGCTCACAGTGTCCATCTCCCTTGGCTTGGTCATCCTTGTTACGTCCATGTTCATGACATCACCGCTCGAATTTTCCATATTCCCATCACTGCTTCTGGTAACTACATTACTCAGACTGGCACTTAACGTCGCCACAACCAGAGCAATCCTTCTGCACGGAGACGAAGGCACGGCTGCAGCAGGATCGGTTATTCAAAGTTTTGGCGAATTCGTTGTTGGTGGTAACTACGTCATCGGCATCGTCATTTTCATGATCCTGTTTATTTTGAACAAAACAGTCATCGTCACTGGTACAACACGTATTGCCGAAGTAGCTGCCCGCTTCACCCTTGACGCTATGCCCGGTAAACAGATGGCCGTTGAAGCAGATCTGAATGCCGGCCTCATCGACGAAGAAGAAGCCACCAAGCGTCGCGATCACATGCGCCGTGAAGCCGATTTCTACGGAGCTATGGATGGTGCTGGAAAATTCGTTTCAGGAGACGTCAAGGCAGGCCTGATGATTACTGTCATCAATATCATCGGCGGCTTCCTTATCGGAGTTATCCAGAAGGATATGCCGTGGATGGATGCCGCTCAGACTTACACCCTACTGACTATCGGTGACGGCCTTGTTGCGACCATCCCTTCCCTGATTATTTCCACGTCGGCCGGTATCATCGTTTCCCGTGCTGCGGCAGAAGCCAAAATGGGTGAAGAATTCATCGGGCAGTTATCCTTCCACCATCGCGCACTCAAACTGGTATCAGGTATTCTTGTCATATTTGGAATCGTCCCTGGAATGCCGACAATTCCATTCCTGACTCTGGCAATCATAACATACACTGTCGGTCATCTTTCCGCGAAACAACAAAGCGAAATCGTCGGCAATACAGAGGATCTCACGCCCAAAGACGTTCCCACGCTGGACACTCCCGAAGAAGTCCAAGCGCTGTTGCCACTTGACCAGTTGGAACTGGAAGTCGGCTACGGTCTTATTCCTCTTGTTGACGAAGAACAGAACGGCAACCTGCTTTCACGTATTCGCTCCATCCGTCGGCAATTCGCTCTGGACATGGGCGTGGTTGTCCCATCCCTGCACCTGCGCGACAACCTCCAGCTCAAACCCGGCGAATATCGTGTACTCATCAAAGGCAACCCCGTAGCAAGCGCAGAACTGCTCATAGACCATTATCTTGCCATGGATCCGGGCGACGTCAAACAGCGCATCCAGGGCGTTGAAACAGTAGAACCGGCGTTCAATCTCCCGGCAGTATGGATTCCTGAAGCGCAAAAGGAAGAGGCCATGCTGGCAGGATACACTGTGGTCGATCCGTCCACGGTTATCGCAACCCATCTGACCGAAGTATTTAGACGTAACCTGCACGAATTCCTGGGACGTCAGGAAACACAAGAACTTCTGGACAACCTGTCCAAACGCGCTCCCAAGGCCGTGGAGAGTCTGGTGCCTGCCGTACTCAGTATCGGTGGTGTCCAGAAAGTCCTCCAGGCTCTCGTTCAGGAAAATGTCTCCATTCGAGACCTGCTCACAATTGTTGAAACTCTGGCCGATTATGGAATGGCCACTCAAGACCCGGTTCAATTGACAGAATATGTCCGTGCCAAAATGGGCCGCACCATTGTTAAGCCATACATGGGTGAAGAAGGCGTTTTACCTATCATCACCATGAGTCCGCAAATTGATGAAATTCTGAACAATGCAATGCGCCCTGCAGAACAAGGTGGCTATCTTGCTTTGGAACCGGGCGTGGCACAACAGATCATTCAGTCAATTAACCAATCAACGGAAGACGCCATGGTCGCCGACGGCCAGCCCATCCTGCTGGTCACTCCACAGTTGAGATCTCAACTCGCTCAACTGTTGACCAGATTCATCCCGACCCTGCCTGTCATTTCCCAGGCCGAAATCCCGGCAGATGTCAAAATTCAGTCAGCCGCAACTGTTGAAATTTAG
- the flhB gene encoding flagellar biosynthesis protein FlhB: MIGQEDPSKTEKASTKRRDKQRNEGNVAKGQEISKVMVLLAGVIAMRVMIGYYHEEFIEIYRWTFTEAILLEVDKNVAYTLFTWGIHRMAILVVPFIVFIAFVAWLTGRLQVGSLWTMTPLKPKFSKIFNLVNGIKKLLLSPETLINLAKSVLQAVAVGIAPYIVIKQELPNLLPLFHASTYGVIVFILSAGYKMACYALVPMLIIATIDLWYQRWNYEEQIKMSKEEVKDERKQAEGDPKVKMQQRNKMMAMMASRMFQDIPKADVVITNPTHYAVALQYDPMVAPAPLVLAKGVNNVAERIKEIARENNIPIQQNVPLAQALYKQVEIGETIPEELFQAVAAILAKLEKFKNR, from the coding sequence ATGATAGGCCAGGAAGATCCGAGTAAAACAGAGAAAGCCTCCACAAAGCGTCGAGACAAACAACGCAATGAAGGGAATGTCGCCAAGGGACAGGAAATCAGTAAAGTCATGGTCCTGCTCGCCGGTGTTATCGCCATGCGGGTCATGATTGGATATTATCATGAGGAATTCATCGAGATCTACCGATGGACATTCACTGAAGCCATCCTTCTAGAAGTCGATAAAAATGTCGCATACACCCTGTTTACCTGGGGTATCCACAGAATGGCTATATTGGTAGTACCATTCATTGTATTTATTGCTTTCGTCGCATGGCTGACGGGTCGACTACAAGTCGGATCACTCTGGACCATGACGCCCCTCAAACCAAAATTTTCTAAAATTTTCAACTTAGTAAATGGCATCAAAAAGCTCTTGCTCAGCCCGGAGACTCTCATCAATCTTGCAAAGAGCGTACTCCAGGCAGTTGCTGTCGGCATTGCACCATACATCGTCATCAAACAGGAACTCCCTAACCTTCTCCCGCTTTTTCACGCAAGCACTTATGGCGTCATAGTCTTTATCCTTTCTGCAGGGTACAAGATGGCCTGTTACGCCTTGGTTCCCATGCTCATAATCGCGACAATTGATCTCTGGTATCAGCGTTGGAATTATGAAGAACAAATCAAGATGTCAAAAGAGGAGGTCAAAGACGAAAGAAAACAGGCTGAGGGTGATCCGAAAGTAAAAATGCAACAAAGAAACAAGATGATGGCAATGATGGCCTCAAGAATGTTCCAGGATATCCCCAAAGCAGATGTCGTTATAACCAACCCCACACACTATGCTGTCGCCTTGCAATACGATCCCATGGTCGCTCCAGCACCTCTTGTGCTCGCCAAAGGAGTGAACAATGTTGCAGAAAGAATCAAAGAAATCGCACGGGAAAACAATATACCCATCCAGCAGAACGTCCCCTTGGCACAGGCTTTGTATAAACAGGTGGAGATCGGGGAAACCATCCCGGAGGAACTGTTTCAAGCCGTTGCTGCGATTCTGGCAAAACTGGAAAAATTCAAGAATCGGTAA
- the fliR gene encoding flagellar biosynthetic protein FliR produces the protein MDIFGFNPSDMLSFFLTLFRISVVLFLMPFFGGNSTPKTVKAALVLVLSMAVWPQLSFPGTLMPTGWNIVIMFIGELVLGLILGLVVNFLFAAVQLGGQIIGFQMGFAMVNVVDPVTGTSNAVSAHFLYMCTMLTFLVLNGHLYLLQAVGLSFEHIPPGGLLLDTGLASNIFEFSNLMFTLAIKIAAPVMAALFLVDLALALISRVAPQMHVLILGFPIKITVGFFFLGFIFSLMSAYVGDFLQTLNHMNETIMKYGLIGTQ, from the coding sequence ATGGATATTTTCGGATTCAACCCGAGCGACATGCTCAGCTTTTTCCTGACACTTTTCCGAATAAGCGTCGTCCTTTTTCTCATGCCGTTTTTCGGGGGCAATTCAACGCCAAAGACAGTCAAAGCAGCCCTGGTTCTCGTTCTATCCATGGCAGTCTGGCCACAATTATCATTTCCCGGCACACTTATGCCCACCGGCTGGAACATAGTCATAATGTTCATCGGGGAACTGGTCCTTGGACTGATACTCGGCTTGGTTGTCAATTTTTTGTTTGCAGCAGTTCAATTGGGTGGGCAGATCATCGGCTTCCAAATGGGTTTTGCCATGGTCAACGTAGTGGACCCGGTAACAGGCACGAGTAACGCAGTATCCGCACATTTTCTCTATATGTGTACCATGCTCACCTTTCTCGTCCTCAATGGACACCTTTATCTGCTTCAGGCTGTCGGTTTAAGCTTCGAACATATTCCACCAGGTGGCCTTTTGCTCGATACAGGTTTGGCGTCCAACATTTTCGAATTTTCCAACCTTATGTTTACGTTGGCCATCAAAATAGCGGCACCTGTCATGGCGGCTCTTTTTCTTGTCGATCTCGCACTGGCTCTTATTTCAAGAGTCGCGCCACAAATGCATGTGCTCATTCTTGGCTTCCCGATCAAGATTACTGTCGGCTTCTTTTTTCTCGGATTCATTTTCTCCCTTATGTCTGCATATGTCGGCGACTTTCTTCAAACGCTCAATCACATGAACGAAACCATCATGAAATACGGATTGATCGGCACTCAATAG
- a CDS encoding M23 family metallopeptidase: MLFRKYHIVVFKDKQGSCKKFQLRGWFIATLFFLMVGMATGNVVLWKKYAQHSRVEQGLNIAEKTVQEQKTQLLSLSQKISTLQKNLSRIRDFDSKLRVMINLDQGEGQAAAPKGGSTDENFSKGYLPLYRQELLARKMHEFLRQLNVEARLEEVRQQEIMHTLRSNKNILEATPSIWPTSGWVTSGFAWRTSPFTGKREFHKGIDISAPRGTPIYAPARGTITFSGRDSSYGLNVQVKHNSSLTTRYAHMYRIAVKGGQEVTRGELIGYVGSTGRSTGPHLHYEVRLNGVPVNPKRYILN; encoded by the coding sequence ATGCTTTTCAGAAAATATCATATCGTTGTCTTTAAGGACAAACAGGGTTCCTGCAAAAAGTTCCAACTTCGGGGATGGTTTATCGCTACTCTCTTCTTCCTGATGGTCGGCATGGCCACCGGGAATGTTGTTTTATGGAAGAAGTACGCACAACACTCTCGCGTAGAACAAGGCCTGAACATCGCCGAAAAAACTGTTCAAGAACAAAAGACCCAACTGCTGAGTCTTTCTCAAAAAATATCTACTCTTCAAAAAAACCTGAGTCGCATCCGTGACTTTGATTCCAAACTCCGCGTTATGATCAATCTTGATCAAGGCGAAGGACAGGCCGCAGCTCCCAAGGGCGGTTCTACCGATGAAAACTTTTCAAAGGGTTATCTTCCGCTCTACCGTCAAGAACTTCTGGCGCGCAAGATGCATGAATTTCTCCGTCAGCTGAACGTTGAAGCACGACTCGAAGAAGTCCGACAGCAGGAAATCATGCACACCCTGCGTAGCAACAAAAATATCCTTGAAGCCACCCCATCCATTTGGCCGACATCAGGCTGGGTCACTTCCGGTTTTGCATGGCGTACATCACCATTCACCGGGAAACGGGAATTCCACAAAGGCATCGACATTTCTGCCCCTCGCGGCACTCCTATTTATGCTCCAGCACGTGGCACCATCACATTTTCTGGGCGCGACAGTTCGTACGGTCTGAACGTCCAGGTGAAACACAACTCCAGTCTGACCACTCGCTATGCACACATGTATCGCATAGCAGTCAAAGGCGGTCAGGAAGTTACGAGAGGCGAACTCATCGGCTACGTTGGTTCCACCGGACGAAGCACAGGCCCCCACCTTCATTACGAAGTTCGTTTAAACGGCGTTCCGGTAAATCCGAAGCGGTATATTCTCAACTAA
- a CDS encoding tRNA 2-thiocytidine biosynthesis TtcA family protein has protein sequence MASWGKLTFAQKNCVSATGKLMQKTDMVSHGSRIGLAISGGVDSFLMLKVMMIRQAIMPFPVELMVLHINPGFDKTSHVPLVDWCAQNGISAHIELTDFGPQAHTDENRKNSPCFYCSMHRRKRLFELCRDYNLSHLAFGHNADDNVVTFFMNIVQNGRVAGLSANESFFDGNLQVIRPTMLLEKKTVIKAAKQWELPIWENICPSNGVTKRDEVHDWLRTMWRTDKRIKNNVFNAITRQQVDLTSKKV, from the coding sequence ATGGCCTCATGGGGCAAACTCACATTTGCACAAAAAAACTGTGTTTCAGCCACAGGCAAACTCATGCAGAAAACTGATATGGTCTCGCATGGGTCACGAATAGGCCTTGCCATTTCAGGAGGGGTTGACAGTTTTCTCATGCTCAAAGTCATGATGATTCGTCAGGCAATCATGCCATTCCCCGTTGAACTGATGGTTTTGCATATCAATCCGGGCTTTGACAAGACATCACACGTCCCCCTTGTCGACTGGTGCGCTCAAAACGGCATCTCTGCTCATATAGAACTGACCGACTTCGGGCCACAGGCCCACACAGATGAAAATCGAAAAAATTCACCTTGTTTTTATTGTAGTATGCATCGCAGGAAAAGACTTTTCGAACTCTGTCGTGACTACAACCTCAGTCATCTGGCATTTGGACACAACGCTGACGATAATGTTGTCACCTTTTTTATGAATATCGTTCAAAACGGCCGAGTCGCAGGACTTTCTGCCAATGAATCTTTTTTTGACGGCAATCTGCAAGTTATCAGGCCAACAATGCTTCTTGAAAAAAAGACAGTTATTAAAGCGGCAAAGCAGTGGGAACTTCCCATTTGGGAGAACATCTGCCCTTCTAATGGCGTGACCAAGCGCGACGAAGTACACGACTGGCTTCGCACCATGTGGCGGACCGACAAAAGAATTAAAAACAATGTCTTCAATGCCATAACTCGCCAACAGGTTGACTTGACAAGTAAAAAAGTCTAG
- a CDS encoding DUF4340 domain-containing protein, producing MPDLKRLVYFAAIVILIGLVGGAYWYSTFGKSALVVSRWLSRSLDQVESIHVQTITGSYTLRSVGSSWEIHVPGASWSLKARALPARVLAYESLLVDLTPYRSIGGFNRGGPEEYGLDDPELKMILNFGSKSEESLTIKLASDESGTVYGWNSENPALVYEFDKKSFDELSLSAENFFDTRVFSFNEEAIHKVQLVQPFGSSWLVEQSEQGYLFSLPGYLKGKSASDSDIKLYIHTLALLRAGKLVLDPVVTEQQMAALTIRLWSKRQDTPHSVEFFILKDDPKRYLGKSSWLTVPFLLDAESVSQLVRSAFDVQGRNVFTLEIGAVASFVVDHGSNRYVIERSDTGWRLRGGEKDIPGIDMSLWRFTELQFEALPLNNLATSAVKLMQCQLLGEDGQLLKSMTFFADPKLPQGQCWMKNGDGMYYPVSSRLLKDLQGMFPAGKTGITEELSLRNEEGE from the coding sequence ATGCCTGATTTGAAACGACTCGTGTATTTCGCAGCCATAGTCATCCTGATCGGTCTGGTCGGTGGTGCATACTGGTATAGTACGTTTGGAAAGAGCGCCCTTGTTGTTTCCCGATGGCTTTCGCGATCTCTTGATCAGGTCGAGTCGATACATGTGCAGACCATAACCGGATCATATACCTTGAGATCGGTCGGCTCCAGCTGGGAGATTCATGTGCCTGGAGCGTCGTGGAGTCTCAAGGCTCGGGCTTTGCCCGCACGGGTGTTGGCCTATGAATCATTACTTGTCGATTTGACCCCATATCGGTCCATCGGTGGTTTTAATCGAGGCGGTCCCGAAGAGTATGGTTTGGATGATCCGGAACTCAAAATGATCTTGAATTTTGGAAGTAAGAGTGAGGAGTCGCTGACTATTAAACTCGCTTCAGACGAATCCGGGACTGTCTATGGCTGGAATTCTGAGAATCCGGCGCTGGTTTACGAGTTTGACAAAAAGTCATTTGATGAACTGTCGCTGTCGGCAGAGAATTTTTTTGATACCCGTGTTTTCTCTTTTAATGAAGAAGCCATTCACAAGGTACAACTCGTTCAACCTTTTGGGTCCAGTTGGCTGGTTGAACAGTCTGAACAGGGATATTTGTTCAGCTTACCCGGATATCTCAAAGGGAAGAGTGCTTCGGATTCTGATATCAAGCTGTATATTCATACTTTGGCCTTGTTGCGGGCCGGAAAGCTGGTACTCGATCCGGTCGTGACGGAACAGCAAATGGCCGCTTTGACTATCAGGCTCTGGAGCAAGCGGCAGGACACACCACATTCTGTAGAATTTTTTATTCTGAAGGACGACCCGAAACGGTATCTCGGCAAGTCGTCCTGGCTGACCGTTCCTTTTCTGCTTGATGCGGAAAGTGTCAGTCAGCTTGTCCGCAGTGCATTTGATGTTCAGGGACGGAACGTGTTCACCTTGGAAATAGGCGCGGTCGCCAGTTTCGTTGTTGATCACGGAAGTAACCGCTATGTGATAGAGCGGAGTGACACTGGGTGGCGTCTGCGTGGTGGAGAAAAAGACATCCCGGGCATTGACATGTCACTTTGGAGATTTACTGAGTTACAGTTTGAAGCGTTGCCGCTGAACAATTTGGCAACTTCGGCTGTAAAACTTATGCAGTGTCAGCTTCTGGGCGAGGACGGGCAGTTATTGAAGTCCATGACTTTTTTTGCTGACCCTAAATTGCCTCAGGGGCAATGCTGGATGAAGAATGGAGACGGGATGTATTATCCGGTTTCCAGCCGGTTGTTGAAAGACTTGCAGGGCATGTTCCCGGCCGGTAAGACTGGTATTACTGAGGAATTATCGCTTCGTAACGAAGAAGGAGAATAG
- the rpoZ gene encoding DNA-directed RNA polymerase subunit omega: MARITVEDCLEKVSNRFLITQMGIKRVKQYREGYKPLVASNNKEIVSSLREIAAGKVLPDRPIPEANIDAEFPEDA, translated from the coding sequence ATGGCTCGTATTACTGTTGAAGATTGTCTGGAAAAAGTGAGTAACCGTTTTCTCATCACGCAGATGGGGATTAAGAGGGTCAAGCAGTACCGTGAAGGGTACAAGCCCCTGGTTGCATCCAATAACAAGGAAATTGTCAGTTCCCTGCGTGAAATTGCAGCAGGCAAAGTGCTTCCCGACCGTCCGATTCCCGAAGCCAATATTGATGCAGAATTTCCTGAGGACGCCTAA
- the dnaJ gene encoding molecular chaperone DnaJ — protein sequence MSKRDYYEVLGVDRSASQDEIKSAYRKKAFKYHPDRNQDDPEAEPKFKEAAEAYEILGNGEKRQAYDRFGHEGVNGNGFSGFSSNEDIFGAFSDIFGEVFGFSSAGRGGANRPRAGSDLRYNLEISFRDAAKGAEVDIQIPVEVTCEECDGTGAAPGSSPETCPQCGGSGSMQQSQGFFRISVTCPHCQGAGQIITDPCDECMGRGSVIQDKDLKVRIPAGVDNNSRLRLRGEGEAGMFGGPPGDLYVVIRVTSDDVFERQGQNLIISREISMVEAALGHRMEVPTLDDPVNLDIPSGTQSGEVFRLRGLGMPHLGSTHNGDLLVEIKVKTPTRLNSRQEELLKEFAEIEASKLSTKAKGFFKKAKEKVMGE from the coding sequence ATGTCCAAACGCGATTATTATGAAGTGCTGGGGGTGGATAGATCCGCATCCCAGGACGAGATCAAGTCGGCATATAGAAAAAAGGCTTTCAAGTATCACCCTGACCGGAATCAAGATGACCCCGAGGCCGAACCCAAGTTCAAGGAAGCGGCGGAAGCATACGAGATTCTTGGTAATGGAGAGAAACGGCAGGCATATGACCGTTTTGGCCATGAAGGGGTAAACGGGAACGGTTTTTCTGGCTTTTCCAGTAATGAAGATATTTTCGGGGCATTTAGCGATATTTTCGGTGAAGTCTTCGGTTTTTCTTCTGCTGGTCGAGGTGGTGCTAATCGTCCTCGTGCAGGGTCGGATCTTCGGTACAATCTGGAGATTTCATTCCGTGACGCGGCTAAGGGGGCTGAAGTCGATATTCAGATCCCTGTCGAAGTGACATGTGAGGAATGTGATGGGACTGGGGCAGCTCCGGGTTCCTCACCGGAAACATGTCCCCAGTGCGGTGGTTCCGGCTCAATGCAGCAGTCGCAAGGCTTTTTCCGTATTTCGGTGACATGCCCACATTGTCAGGGAGCAGGGCAGATTATTACTGATCCTTGTGACGAGTGTATGGGGCGTGGTTCTGTCATTCAGGACAAGGATCTTAAAGTCAGAATTCCGGCTGGAGTTGACAATAATTCCAGACTTCGTCTTCGTGGCGAGGGTGAAGCCGGAATGTTTGGTGGTCCTCCTGGTGATTTATACGTCGTCATTCGAGTCACCTCGGACGATGTGTTTGAACGCCAAGGTCAGAATCTTATCATCAGCCGGGAAATCTCCATGGTTGAGGCCGCTCTTGGGCACCGTATGGAAGTGCCTACATTGGATGACCCGGTTAATCTGGATATTCCAAGCGGGACACAGAGTGGTGAGGTTTTCCGTCTTCGAGGTCTTGGCATGCCCCACTTGGGCAGTACGCATAATGGAGATTTGTTGGTGGAAATCAAGGTCAAAACTCCGACACGACTCAATTCCAGGCAGGAGGAACTGCTGAAGGAATTTGCTGAGATTGAAGCGAGTAAACTGTCCACCAAGGCCAAGGGATTTTTCAAGAAGGCCAAAGAAAAAGTGATGGGAGAGTAA
- the moaC gene encoding cyclic pyranopterin monophosphate synthase MoaC: MVDGFSHLDDDGNARMVDVSAKKDTQRTAIVRGVVRLAPETLRLLKENALPKGDVLTTAKIAGIQAAKRTADLIPMCHPMPISYVDIRFTVLDDESSIELECEVRTTYKTGIEMEALVGAQIAAATIYDMCKAVQKDIVIDACRLVFKSGGKSGTFRAE, translated from the coding sequence ATGGTTGACGGTTTCTCGCATTTGGATGATGACGGTAACGCTCGCATGGTCGATGTGTCAGCCAAGAAAGACACTCAGCGAACTGCTATTGTTCGAGGTGTTGTTCGGTTGGCTCCTGAAACATTGCGTTTGCTCAAGGAGAATGCGCTGCCCAAGGGTGACGTGCTGACTACTGCAAAGATTGCCGGTATACAGGCTGCAAAGCGGACTGCCGATCTGATTCCAATGTGTCACCCGATGCCCATCAGCTATGTTGATATTCGATTCACTGTTTTGGATGACGAGAGTTCTATTGAGCTGGAGTGCGAGGTGCGGACCACGTACAAGACCGGCATCGAGATGGAGGCTCTTGTTGGTGCCCAGATTGCTGCTGCCACAATTTACGACATGTGCAAGGCCGTACAAAAGGATATCGTCATCGACGCTTGTCGGCTGGTGTTCAAGTCCGGTGGCAAGAGTGGGACATTTCGGGCAGAGTAG
- the hisF gene encoding imidazole glycerol phosphate synthase subunit HisF: MLSKRVIPCLDVRNGRLTKGIKFKENVDIGDPVETAKRYYEEGADEIVFYDITASHEARGIFLDVVEKVASQIFIPFSVGGGINTVDDMRDVLIAGAEKVSVNSGAVKNPDIISEGAARFGSQCIVLGMDVKRVNKSDDIPSGFEIVIHGGRKYMGLDALEWAKTGEALGAGEICLNSIDADGVKNGYDLELTRLVAESVTIPVIASGGAGNPQHMVDAVTHGKATAALIASIVHYGEYTIAELKKYMAEAGVQTRAVW; encoded by the coding sequence ATGCTGAGTAAGCGCGTCATACCCTGTCTTGATGTCCGTAACGGCAGACTGACAAAAGGCATCAAGTTCAAGGAGAATGTGGATATTGGCGACCCCGTTGAAACCGCCAAAAGATATTATGAAGAGGGCGCGGATGAAATTGTCTTCTATGACATAACAGCATCTCACGAAGCTCGCGGTATATTTCTTGATGTTGTCGAGAAGGTAGCCTCTCAAATATTCATCCCCTTCTCTGTCGGCGGTGGCATTAACACGGTTGATGATATGCGAGATGTCCTTATCGCAGGCGCTGAAAAGGTTTCGGTTAACTCTGGTGCTGTCAAGAATCCGGATATTATCAGCGAAGGAGCTGCTCGTTTCGGTTCCCAATGTATTGTGCTTGGCATGGATGTTAAACGAGTCAATAAATCAGACGATATCCCCTCTGGATTTGAAATTGTCATCCACGGTGGCCGTAAATACATGGGACTGGATGCCCTTGAATGGGCCAAAACCGGAGAAGCCCTTGGCGCAGGCGAAATCTGTCTTAACTCCATTGACGCTGACGGCGTGAAGAATGGGTATGATCTGGAACTCACCCGCCTAGTCGCGGAATCCGTAACGATTCCGGTTATTGCCTCCGGTGGAGCAGGCAACCCGCAGCATATGGTTGACGCTGTCACTCATGGGAAGGCGACTGCGGCACTCATCGCCTCCATTGTTCACTACGGCGAGTACACCATCGCCGAACTGAAAAAATATATGGCCGAAGCAGGCGTGCAAACTCGCGCTGTCTGGTAA
- the hisH gene encoding imidazole glycerol phosphate synthase subunit HisH yields the protein MLAIFDYKAGNQTSVRRALDHLGIPNEITNDPEKLDKAAGIIFPGVGAAGQAMEELHSEGLDEVIKALIWQKKPVLGICVGCQILLDYSEENDTKALEVIPGECRLFNPSWVDYEDITIRVPHMGWNQVELVKECELFVGIDPDADFYFVHSYFPHPKEDFIIGTTRYGIDFCSVHGREGLWAVQFHPEKSGRPGLKMLQNFYNYCLEAANAE from the coding sequence ATGCTCGCTATATTTGATTACAAAGCAGGAAACCAGACCAGTGTCCGTCGGGCACTCGACCATCTGGGAATTCCGAATGAAATTACCAATGATCCCGAAAAGCTTGACAAAGCCGCAGGTATCATCTTCCCCGGGGTAGGGGCAGCAGGTCAAGCCATGGAGGAATTGCATTCCGAAGGCTTGGATGAGGTCATAAAAGCACTTATCTGGCAGAAGAAACCAGTGCTCGGCATCTGTGTCGGCTGCCAAATCCTTTTGGACTACTCTGAAGAGAATGACACTAAAGCGCTGGAAGTCATTCCAGGCGAATGCCGCCTGTTCAACCCTTCCTGGGTTGACTATGAAGATATCACCATCCGCGTCCCCCACATGGGCTGGAACCAGGTTGAACTGGTTAAGGAGTGCGAACTCTTCGTGGGCATAGACCCGGATGCGGACTTCTATTTTGTGCACAGTTACTTCCCTCACCCAAAAGAAGATTTTATCATCGGCACCACCCGATACGGTATAGATTTCTGCTCAGTCCATGGTCGCGAAGGGCTTTGGGCAGTCCAGTTTCACCCTGAAAAATCAGGACGCCCCGGTCTGAAGATGCTTCAGAACTTCTACAACTACTGTCTGGAGGCCGCAAATGCTGAGTAA